In the genome of Cyprinus carpio isolate SPL01 unplaced genomic scaffold, ASM1834038v1 S000006746, whole genome shotgun sequence, one region contains:
- the LOC109097696 gene encoding forkhead box protein O6-like, with amino-acid sequence MMMIEEDEAEAHQVDMESNLVSRPRSCIWTNDFSCEVNADLSLNFSIFKVDSDHVPSPACRRRRRMLDTGGFHDFTGAALRKTKASSRRNAWGNQSYAELITRAIESTPEKRLTLSQIYDWMVRYVPYFKDKGDSNSSAGWKNSIRHNLSLHTRFIRVQNEGTGKSSWWMLNPDGGKLAKAPRRRAVSMGNGNKHLKSKGRVNRKKMVRKAEQGTEAFLGFCSSPEHCSPSRKSGTGGVVAREEFETWTDLHSQGSSSASTLSGRLSPILAEGELGEPEAERISCSASPHLYPSPSSAHSPASHCPADLRATVSYQQHQSPCHKQPSYQYTSEMKGQDSSCETVYGQPDVGMVRHNSSMQNIEESSSSMQAYKGSSTLQSLLTTGPQFLVKDMILGKENGVNSILVAQGSKDLHHSENNDPTTNPSSKPFHRHSIIQNLGQDHQPALVHSQPSNGHMQSYIHNAPYLYSPTVNAHLPASTTLPQNPAGMQGISQDSCHLATASYPQCHSYIYTDPYQHSMEYGLYHQNQGTGTGCHNYHHPHQLYPRERLPADLDMDVFYSSLDCDMESILLHDIIDPGEEIDFNFDSSLAQGMGMGFGFMGTQQSHSKQSWVPG; translated from the exons ATGATGATGATAGAGGAGGATGAAGCGGAGGCTCATCAGGTGGATATGGAGTCGAATTTGGTCAGCAGACCTCGTTCATGCATCTGGACGAACGACTTCTCGTGTGAGGTGAACGCGGATCTGTCGCTTAATTTCTCAATTTTTAAAGTAGATTCGGACCATGTTCCATCACCGGcgtgcaggaggaggaggaggatgctgGATACCGGAGGATTTCACGACTTTACGGGAGCTGCGCTGCGCAAAACCAAGGCATCCTCCCGGCGGAACGCGTGGGGAAACCAGTCCTACGCGGAGCTCATCACCCGAGCCATCGAGAGCACACCCGAGAAAAGACTCACCCTGTCTCAGATCTACGACTGGATGGTCCGATATGTGCCCTATTTCAAAGATAAAGGAGACAGCAACAGCTCTGCCGGATGGAAG aacTCCATCCGCCACAATTTGTCCCTGCACACACGTTTCATCCGTGTGCAGAATGAGGGAACTGGCAAGAGTTCCTGGTGGATGCTGAATCCAGATGGAGGGAAGCTGGCAAAAGCTCCTCGCCGTAGAGCTGTCTCAATGGGCAATGGCAACAAGCACTTAAAGAGCAAAGGGCGAGTGAACCGTAAGAAAATGGTTAGGAAAGCAGAGCAGGGTACAGAGGCATTTTTGGGGTTCTGTAGCTCTCCAGAGCATTGCAGTCCCTCTAGGAAGTCTGGAACTGGTGGTGTGGTGGCTAGGGAGGAGTTTGAGACCTGGACAGATCTCCATTCACAAGGCAGCTCTTCAGCGTCAACTCTTAGTGGTCGTCTATCACCAATTCTAGCCGAGGGGGAATTGGGGGAACCTGAAGCAGAGAGGATATCCTGTTCGGCATCTCCACACCTGTACCCCAGTCCCTCCAGTGCCCACTCACCTGCATCACACTGTCCTGCAGATCTCAGAGCAACAGTCAGCTACCAGCAGCACCAATCCCCATGTCATAAACAGCCTTCTTACCAATACACCAGTGAAATGAAGGGCCAGGACTCTAGCTGCGAGACAGTTTATGGCCAGCCAGATGTGGGCATGGTTCGGCACAATTCCTCCATGCAGAATATTGAGGAGAGCTCCAGTAGCATGCAGGCCTACAAGGGCTCAAGCACTCTCCAGAGTTTGCTGACCACAGGACCCCAGTTCCTTGTCAAGGACATGATACTTGGAAAAGAGAATGGGGTCAACTCAATCTTGGTTGCTCAAGGATCCAAAGATCTGCATCACAGTGAGAATAATGACCCTACCACTAACCCTTCCTCCAAACCATTTCACAGACACAgcattattcagaatttgggcCAGGACCATCAGCCTGCATTGGTCCACTCTCAGCCCAGTAATGGACACATGCAGTCGTACATACACAATGCCCCTTACCTATATAGTCCCACAGTCAATGCACATCTTCCGGCATCCACCACTCTTCCCCAAAACCCTGCAGGCATGCAGGGAATCTCACAGGACTCCTGCCACCTTGCTACAGCTTCATACCCACAATGCCATTCCTATATTTACACAGATCCATATCAGCACAGTATGGAATATGGACTGTACCACCAAAATCAGGGGACGGGGACAGGTTGCCACAACTACCACCACCCTCATCAGCTCTACCCACGCGAGCGGCTGCCAGCAGACCTGGATATGGATGTATTCTACAGCAGCCTAGACTGTGACATGGAGTCTATACTCTTACATGACATTATAGACCCAGGAGAAGAGATTGATTTCAATTTTGATTCCTCACTGGCACAAGGAATGGGCATGGGATTTGGATTTATGGGCACACAGCAGAGCCACAGCAAACAGAGCTGGGTTCCTGGATAA